The Deinococcus aquaedulcis genome window below encodes:
- the rpmB gene encoding 50S ribosomal protein L28, producing MAKVCEVCGKGPIVVNSVIRRGKARAAGGVGRKVTGITKRAQKPNLQPLKVTRGGVTLRLRVCGKCRKAVA from the coding sequence ATGGCGAAAGTGTGCGAAGTGTGCGGCAAGGGGCCGATTGTGGTGAACTCGGTCATCCGCCGTGGTAAGGCCCGCGCAGCGGGTGGCGTGGGACGCAAGGTCACGGGTATTACCAAGCGGGCCCAGAAGCCCAACCTCCAGCCCCTGAAAGTGACCCGTGGCGGCGTGACCCTGCGCCTGCGCGTCTGCGGGAAGTGCCGTAAGGCCGTGGCCTGA
- the thrC gene encoding threonine synthase, with protein sequence MPGLLERYRAYLPITPQTPLLSLSEGSTPLIHAPRLSEHLGIELHLKYEGLNPTGSFKDRGMVMAVAKAAEAGADTVICASTGNTSAAAAAYASRAGLKCIVLIPDGNIALGKLAQAVAYGAQIVAVRGNFDEALQLVREISEQRPIALVNSVNPHRLQGQKTAAFEIVDELGAAPDILALPVGNAGNISAYWMGFREYRSAGQMETLPRMWGFQASGAAPLARGLERVEQPETLATAIRIGAPASAHLARAAVQESGGLFDHVSDDDIMTAYHLVAREGVFCEPASAAPVAGLLKLHAEGRLSPGQRVVAVLTGNGLKDPGSAMRAVQAPAAVDATMNAVLASLA encoded by the coding sequence ATGCCTGGATTACTTGAACGCTACCGCGCCTACCTGCCCATAACGCCGCAGACGCCCCTTCTGAGCCTGAGTGAAGGCAGCACACCCCTGATTCACGCCCCGCGCCTGAGCGAGCACCTGGGCATTGAGTTGCACCTGAAATACGAGGGCCTGAACCCCACGGGCAGCTTTAAAGACCGGGGCATGGTGATGGCCGTGGCCAAGGCCGCCGAGGCCGGGGCCGATACCGTGATCTGCGCCAGCACCGGCAACACCAGTGCTGCCGCCGCCGCGTATGCCAGCCGCGCGGGCCTGAAGTGCATTGTGCTGATTCCCGACGGCAACATCGCCCTGGGCAAGCTGGCCCAGGCCGTGGCCTACGGCGCGCAGATCGTGGCGGTGCGCGGCAACTTCGATGAAGCCCTGCAGCTGGTGCGCGAAATCAGCGAGCAGCGGCCCATCGCCCTGGTCAATTCGGTCAATCCCCACCGCCTGCAGGGTCAGAAAACGGCGGCCTTTGAAATCGTGGATGAACTGGGTGCCGCTCCCGACATTCTGGCGCTGCCGGTGGGCAATGCCGGGAACATCAGTGCGTACTGGATGGGCTTCCGGGAGTACCGCAGCGCCGGGCAGATGGAGACCTTGCCGCGCATGTGGGGCTTTCAGGCTTCGGGCGCCGCGCCACTGGCCCGGGGCCTGGAACGGGTCGAGCAGCCCGAGACCCTGGCCACCGCCATTCGCATTGGCGCGCCTGCCAGCGCCCACCTCGCCCGCGCGGCCGTGCAGGAATCTGGCGGGCTCTTTGACCATGTCAGCGACGACGACATCATGACGGCCTACCACCTTGTGGCACGGGAGGGGGTCTTCTGTGAGCCGGCCAGCGCCGCCCCAGTGGCAGGCCTGCTGAAGCTGCACGCCGAGGGTCGCCTGAGCCCTGGGCAGCGGGTGGTGGCGGTCCTGACCGGCAACGGCCTGAAGGACCCGGGCAGCGCCATGCGCGCCGTGCAGGCCCCCGCCGCTGTGGACGCCACCATGAACGCGGTGCTGGCGAGCCTGGCATGA
- a CDS encoding GlsB/YeaQ/YmgE family stress response membrane protein, producing MGWIITILVGALVGWLASLIMKTNAQQGAIANILIGIVGSLLAQAVFGSWLNIGSADVAGNGFSFWSIVWGVVGSVVLIAILKALRILR from the coding sequence ATGGGTTGGATTATTACGATTCTCGTGGGTGCTCTGGTGGGGTGGCTGGCCAGCTTGATCATGAAGACGAACGCGCAGCAGGGCGCCATCGCCAACATTCTGATCGGGATCGTGGGCAGCCTGCTGGCCCAGGCCGTCTTCGGCAGCTGGCTCAACATTGGCTCGGCCGACGTGGCCGGCAACGGCTTCAGCTTCTGGAGCATCGTGTGGGGCGTGGTGGGCAGCGTGGTGCTGATTGCCATCCTCAAGGCCCTGCGCATCCTTCGCTAA